The Streptomyces sp. NBC_01255 genome window below encodes:
- a CDS encoding HAD-IC family P-type ATPase, with the protein MTQRAKIDTGGSETEAVEPPVVHRPAGLTAAEVAERVARGEVNDVPVRSSRSTTDIVRANVFTRFNAIIGVLWVIMFFVAPIQDSLFGFVIIANTGIGIIQELRAKKTLDGLALIGEAKPTVRRDGVAAELSTSEIVLGDLIELGPGDKVVVDGVVAEADSLEIDESLLTGEADPVVKQPGDPVMSGSFVVAGGGAFTATKVGREAYAAQLAEEASRFTLVHSELRSGISTILKYVTWMMIPTAIGLIISQLVVKDNDLKNSIARTVGGIVPMIPEGLVLLTSVAFAIGVIRLGRKQCLVQELPAIEGLARVDVVCLDKTGTLTEGGMDVTELRPLNGSDEAYVRKVLGALGESDPRPNASLQAIIDAYPDSVDWRCTESLPFSSARKYSGAAFSEGNGENSTWLLGAPDVLLPSGDPTLTEIDHLNEQGLRVLLLARTTRDLDAPEIATDARPTALVVLEQRLRPDAADTLAYFADQNVATKIISGDNAVSVGAVAGKLDMPGAANTVDARRLPTDREEMAKVLDENAVFGRVSPQQKRDMVAALQSHGHTVAMTGDGVNDVLALKDADIGVSMGSGSEATRAVAQIVLLNNSFATLPSVVAEGRRVIGNITRVATLFLTKTVYSVLLAVLVVCSQVEYPFLPRHLTLLSTLTIGVPAFFLALAPNKERARPNFVRRVMRYAIPGGVIAAACTFTTYLLARHHYSGEGALEAETSAATLTLFLVSMWVLAIIARPYTWWRITLVATMAGAFLLVLVVPWLQDFFALKLVGTTMPWAAVVIAAVGAVLLEVAYRWVSRKFPA; encoded by the coding sequence GTTCTTCGTCGCGCCGATCCAGGACAGCCTCTTCGGCTTCGTGATCATCGCGAACACCGGCATCGGCATCATCCAGGAACTCCGCGCCAAGAAGACCCTCGACGGACTCGCCCTCATCGGCGAGGCGAAACCGACCGTCCGCCGCGACGGGGTCGCCGCCGAGCTCTCCACCTCCGAGATCGTCCTCGGTGACCTGATCGAGCTCGGCCCCGGCGACAAGGTCGTCGTCGACGGCGTCGTCGCCGAGGCCGACAGCCTGGAGATCGACGAATCACTCCTCACCGGCGAGGCCGACCCGGTCGTGAAACAGCCCGGCGACCCGGTCATGTCCGGCTCGTTCGTCGTCGCCGGCGGCGGCGCGTTCACCGCCACCAAGGTCGGCCGCGAGGCCTACGCGGCCCAGCTCGCCGAAGAGGCCTCCCGCTTCACCCTCGTCCACTCCGAGCTGCGCAGCGGCATCTCCACGATCCTCAAATACGTGACGTGGATGATGATCCCGACCGCGATCGGGCTGATCATCAGCCAGCTCGTCGTGAAGGACAACGACCTCAAGAACTCGATCGCCCGCACGGTCGGCGGCATCGTCCCGATGATCCCCGAGGGCCTCGTGCTCCTCACCTCCGTGGCCTTCGCGATCGGCGTGATCCGCCTCGGCCGCAAGCAGTGCCTCGTCCAGGAACTCCCCGCCATCGAGGGCCTGGCCCGCGTCGACGTCGTCTGCCTCGACAAGACGGGCACGCTCACCGAGGGCGGCATGGACGTCACGGAGCTCCGCCCGCTCAACGGCTCGGACGAGGCATACGTACGAAAGGTCCTCGGCGCGCTGGGCGAATCGGACCCGCGCCCGAACGCCTCCCTCCAGGCCATCATCGACGCCTACCCGGACTCGGTGGACTGGCGCTGCACGGAGTCGCTCCCCTTCTCCTCGGCGCGCAAGTACAGCGGCGCGGCCTTCAGCGAGGGCAACGGCGAGAACTCGACATGGCTCCTGGGCGCCCCCGACGTCCTCCTCCCGTCCGGCGACCCGACCCTCACCGAGATCGACCACCTCAACGAACAGGGCCTGAGGGTCCTCCTCCTCGCCCGCACGACCCGCGACCTCGACGCCCCCGAGATCGCCACCGACGCCCGCCCGACGGCCCTCGTCGTCCTGGAACAGCGGCTACGCCCCGACGCGGCCGACACCCTGGCCTACTTCGCCGACCAGAACGTCGCCACGAAGATCATCTCGGGCGACAACGCGGTCTCGGTCGGCGCGGTCGCCGGAAAACTGGACATGCCCGGCGCCGCGAACACGGTCGACGCCCGCCGGCTCCCCACGGACCGGGAGGAAATGGCGAAGGTCCTCGACGAGAACGCGGTCTTCGGCCGGGTCAGCCCGCAGCAGAAGCGGGACATGGTGGCGGCGCTCCAGTCCCACGGCCACACGGTCGCGATGACGGGCGACGGCGTCAACGACGTCCTCGCCCTGAAGGACGCGGACATCGGCGTCTCGATGGGCTCGGGCTCGGAAGCGACCCGCGCGGTGGCCCAGATCGTCCTCCTGAACAACTCCTTCGCGACGCTCCCGTCGGTGGTGGCGGAAGGCCGCCGGGTCATCGGCAACATCACCCGCGTAGCCACCCTCTTCCTCACCAAGACGGTCTACTCGGTCCTCCTCGCAGTCCTCGTCGTCTGCTCCCAGGTCGAGTACCCCTTCCTCCCCCGCCACCTCACCCTCCTCTCCACCCTCACGATCGGCGTCCCGGCCTTCTTCCTCGCCCTCGCCCCCAACAAGGAACGCGCGAGGCCGAACTTCGTCCGCCGGGTCATGAGGTACGCAATCCCCGGCGGCGTCATCGCGGCGGCGTGCACCTTCACCACGTACCTCCTCGCCCGCCACCACTACAGCGGCGAAGGCGCCCTGGAAGCGGAGACCAGCGCGGCCACCCTCACGCTCTTCCTGGTCTCCATGTGGGTCCTGGCGATCATCGCCCGCCCCTACACCTGGTGGCGGATCACCCTCGTCGCCACGATGGCCGGCGCCTTCCTCCTGGTCCTCGTCGTCCCCTGGCTCCAGGACTTCTTCGCCCTGAAGCTGGTCGGCACGACGATGCCGTGGGCGGCGGTCGTGATCGCGGCGGTGGGCGCGGTGCTCCTTGAGGTGGCGTACCGCTGGGTGAGCAGGAAGTTCCCGGCATAA